TTTGAATGTGAaatctttgctttctttatttttcaattttgtttgaTGTTGATGCTGCTGAGGAGTTTCGCAATTTTGGTTGGACGAAAACGACTAAGGTCCTTTTTGTGCAATTGTGATGCCTATTGGGGGAGGGGGGTGTCGTGGGAATGGAATGTTTGGTTTTTGTATCTATTTCGCAAAAATGTGATGCGCCTAATCATTTCAGTTTGCTTGCAACTAAGATTGGTGAAAACACTAGTTAAGCTCTGAATGCTTAATTGTTTTGCAGTATAACACACGAAAatcattgatttttaatttttttttttggttgctttTCCACCCTGTTTTTGACATGCAAAATTTGGAACTTGTAATTTATGACCTGGCAACTGTTTTTTCAAACTTAATTGGCAAATTCTCTtcctaaccttttctttatatataGTTAAGGTCAGAAACAACCTGTCAAATAATAAGGTCAAAATCAATACCTAACAATCAAGGTAACATAAACTAATATGTGTCACTGGTTTTTAACCCATCTGTGTGCTTCCTATTACTTATGCGTTTGTAATTTTAAGGGTTTTTTTCCCCCCAAAAAATTAACCTTATTTCCAGCTGACACCTTTTCCTCCTTGTGTCCAGCTTCAATCCCAAGATGGTTGCACAGAACTTTGTTGTTGATTTGAATAAGCCCCTTGTTTTCCAGGTACAGGCACAAGGCCTATCCCTCACATCTTTCTTATATGTTCTGCCTTGTCAGACTTCAATTGTTGTATAGGTTTGATTTCTGTTTTTGTATGAACTTAGGATGATATAACGTTAAAATAGTTTACAAACTTTTCAACTAATCCTTTCTGAATTTTGATACTCTGCAGGTTGGACATCTTGGAGAAGCTTATCAAGAGTGGGTTCACCAGCCAATTGTTAGCAAGGAAGGCCCTCGGTTCTTTGAAAATGATGTTCTTGAGGTATATTCTTTAACTATAACTACAGCAATTGAGTCTTGCCTCAGTAGGCGACGTTAGCTAAATGGACCAATTTTTATCATTGGGCATTGGCTCTATGAAAACCAAGTTCTAGTGAGTTCATTTGGATGAGGTCTTTTTCAGCAGTTTcccctaattttttattttgttgagcaACTAGTCTAGTTTGCTTAGTTTACTACCTTCTATCATCTTGTCCTCATTAGTTGGTACTCTAAGTTGCTGCATGACATATTAACCCTTGATCATATACTTTCTTGTATTTCTGGTTTTCTAGTTGTCCCCCGCGGCACTCCTGTCTCAGTTAAACTTATTGTTTTGTTCTTGTTGATGCTTCATTATCACTGCCCAACATTTATTGTGATCTATGAAGCACATACACTTCTCTGATTTGCCTTGtctgcgtgtcggacacatttcagACACGACATTCatcgacactcgtccgacacacGTCTTCTGTGTCTAAccatgttttaataaaaaataaaaaattcttttctggACACGCTTGGACAcccctaaataccatcacgtgtcagcatgtccaattttattcttaacatgaattattgaaatgagtttagaaatagtatatataataaattattaaaacaaaaaatattttaaatattttatataattaaaaaaagacattaaaaataattaaaaaattaatttatattttaatatcaataaaatatcaaaatatcattataatttatctaaaaaatactttatattttatatatatatatcatgtccCCATGCATTATAAGAATTCCAAATTTGTGTGTCCGTATGTCCCGTGTCATGTCGTGTCTCGTGTCCGTGTATCATAGATTGTGATAGAGCATAGCTGGTCTTAGAGTAGAATTTTCCTCTCTGCTTGATTGGCAGGTTGCAACAGAATTTAAGACAATCCTACTTGCATGAACTGCATTATAAATTAAATgtagatttaattttattttccgaTTATACATGTAGAAAAATTCACCTGATTGTTGACTTGTTACTACTTGGAACAGTTCTTGACACGCACAGTCTGGTGGGCTGTACCAGTTATTTGGCTGCCAGTTGTATGTTGGTTTATTCATAACTCTGTACAATTGGGACTCAGTTGTCCTCGTGTAGCTCTGTTCGTGGTTATTGGCATTTTGATTTGGACATTGCTTGAATACTCATTGCACCGATTTCTTTTCCACATTGAAACAAAGACCTATTGGTTAGTTCTTTCTTTCTGTGTTAATGTTTGCTTGTAGTGTTCTTTACTGATATCTATTTATTGGCATGACCAACACTGACTGTTTATTTCCACTTTTTGAATGTCGATCTAGGTGGAACACACTGCATTATCTTCTCCATGGCTGCCACCATAAGCATCCCATGGACGGCTTGAGGCTTGTTTTTCCCCCAGCTGCAACAGCAATATTATTGTTTCCGGTATCTCCTTCCTGCCATATTATGTACTGCTTTTTCACATCATTTATGGAGAAAAAGATTTTGGCAATCATGTTATGTTTCTTGAATTAGCTACAAGTTCCTCCTGTCAAAAAGATTTCTGGCCATTTTCAAAATAAAGCTAAATCTTTTTAGATCCATGATTTAAGGTTCTATGAAGTGATGttagtattttttgttttgcCGTGTTCATCAGTTCTGGAACTTGGTTAAGCTCTTATCCACCCCTGTAGTTGGTCCTGCTTTGTTTGGAGGTGGTTTATTGGGTTATGTGATGTATGATTGCACCCATTATTACGTGCATCATGGTCAGCCAAAAACTGAAGTACCCCGAAATCTCAAGGTAAAACACCGCCCTTGTCCTTTGACTGTGGATGACAATTAATTTAGCATTCATTGCTTCATTATGCTGCTATGCAAATCATATCGTCCTAGGATAAaccactactgaaaaagaaaatagttgtttggattattgtatatatgaGCTGACCAAAATTGGTCTTTTTTGAATTAtgagtatttattattatttttttaatattgatacTTACATGACTCTTTGCTATGGGCCACTATGCGGTTCTTGTCAAGTGATTTGGATCTTCCTATTCTCAGTTACCTACAATGCTGTGTCTATCTATGTCTGTTGGGGCCTACAAATCCTGCATAGGTGTTGTTTGTGTCATTGTTTTCCTAAACTTCACATTGACATTTTTCAAAAGACATTAAATGGATTTAAGTCCACATTTATAGGGAAGATTTAATTGCATGTCTTTCAATGtagtatttatttttcatttttctgctATACTTTTCAGCTTGTAGCCATAAAATCCAAATCATGGTATTTTCCTTCGTTATTCTGCAGAGGTACCACTTGAATCATCACTTTCGGATCCAGAACAAAGGCTTTGGGATTACTTCGTCACTATGGGATAGTGTTTTTGGGACACTTCCTCCAACGAAAGAGGGTGCCAAAAGTATGTAAATTACCAAGGGTGGAGCATATATTCATTGGTTAAGATAATAGCAAATTCAGATGATctgcttttattaattttttttttgggtctaaTTTATTTTGCACCCCAGTGGATATTCCTGGGGGAGCTGGCGTGCCATCATTTTGTCAATTTTGTGGTGCAAGTGCAAAGTTCTACAATTGAACATTCTGCTAAAAAAAGATTATTGTATTAGATTTATGGTAAAAATGTCGCCTGATTGTGCATATTCCTTTCAGTTCACATCTTTACTCCAGTGTCAATTTGTTCCATTCCATGTTCATGATTCTCAACTCCAGataaatattattactaataaaGATAAGGATTCAGGTTATGTAAAAATTGCTTTGTGCCAAAAAATTAAACCAATTTAAAAGCTTTATGTGGCcggtttttctttttccataaaTTAAACCAATCTTTTATAATAACTAATTATGAGTATCCAATGAAAGGGGAATGTTTATATGCAGGCTGCACTACACTTTTTTTTAAGCATACAGTTcgaatataaaatcaaatctctAATTCTAACGAGGTCTGATAATAAATGTCTTACTCACCCTGTCAGTAATTATATGGTTAATGAGCATGGCTGCATGGTATAGATAATTCAGAATACCTAATTAATGAATGGGAACCGTGGAATTTTCACGGTTCTTCAGGATTTTCGCCATGTTTATGGCTTCAATTACAATTTAATCGCACACTTTCTACTCTTTTTAATAGGTGTATAATAGTAAAATACTCTTATAGGGGATAACAATACTTGACAAATAGAAATTACAAACAATATTAATACTCTTAAATGGGATAACAATATAACATATATGTCTTGGGTCTGACTTAATGGGTTAGCAGTActgttaaaataaatataaaagatccataatattaaatatatcacATAACAGATCATTTAAACTTATGAATACTTTAACACGAACTGAAGTTCATTCTTGTTGTAATTAAATTTCAGGAGCATCATTGTGATTCGGGTATGTTGACTGCTCTTGAACATGTAGTTGCTCTTTGAAAGTCTATGTTTTTTGGAACATGTTTCTTGTTTTTATGTTTGTTGGCTTTGTTATTCCAAGAGGATTATTATATTTAGCAATTTTTGGagtattgtgttaattttttttttaagaatatttactGCTTCGTGTTGTCATGCTCATG
The sequence above is drawn from the Arachis hypogaea cultivar Tifrunner chromosome 4, arahy.Tifrunner.gnm2.J5K5, whole genome shotgun sequence genome and encodes:
- the LOC112796199 gene encoding dihydroceramide fatty acyl 2-hydroxylase FAH1; this translates as MVAQNFVVDLNKPLVFQVGHLGEAYQEWVHQPIVSKEGPRFFENDVLEFLTRTVWWAVPVIWLPVVCWFIHNSVQLGLSCPRVALFVVIGILIWTLLEYSLHRFLFHIETKTYWWNTLHYLLHGCHHKHPMDGLRLVFPPAATAILLFPFWNLVKLLSTPVVGPALFGGGLLGYVMYDCTHYYVHHGQPKTEVPRNLKRYHLNHHFRIQNKGFGITSSLWDSVFGTLPPTKEGAKSM